The Meles meles chromosome 15, mMelMel3.1 paternal haplotype, whole genome shotgun sequence genome contains the following window.
TTGATCATGCCTCTGTAGCTTGGCCCGATCTGGGTGGGGCTTCCATACAGCTTCGGGGTCTGCagtggtgggaggaggagaggctgaTGGGTGGGACTGTCTGCGGTCAGAGGAAGGGCAGTCGAACTGAACAGCTCAGGGCTGCTCCGCATCGTCTTGCCTCTCACCGCATGAGCCATCTGTTTCTGGGCTGCCTGAATAAAATCTCTGGCTAGGGTCTTTTCATCAAATGTTTGGCCTCTCGCGAACAGGTAACTCTCCTTGCTTAACGTGGTCTGCTCGTGCACAGGCGTCTCCGCCTTCACATTCTTTTTTGCTAAACAATCACTGGCGGACAGGGCTTCTCTACTGTGGGTTCCCGAACTTGCTTCAGACttgccaggaccctgggcagcCTGGGGCTCCTCCTTCACCATGATGGCTTCTTGCTCGTCACCGGAACTTTCCTCGTCGGTGTCTTCTTTGCCGCTGCTGCTATCTCCGGCTGCATTTTTACAGTCTGTGTATCCCATTTTCAAGGCCTCTGTGGGGCTGCTTAGACACAAACGGTCTTCGGGGTTTACAGAATGGGTCCTCCTAAAGCTGTCTGAACCCCGGCCATAGGTGGAAATGTTAAGTAAGTAGTGACCTGCCATTGCAGGCTTCGATGTCCTTCTGCCAGCAAAACCCAGCATGAACCTCTGGCTTGTGGAGATGTCTTCTAACGGGAAACCTGAGTGACTGAAGCTGAACTGGGAGGGCTGCACAAACGGGAGAACGTTCTGCCTCCGCACCCTCTGGATGAGAGTCTGAAGGATCTGATCGTGGGTGGCTTTGCTGAGTCCTTCCTGGTACTGGTGAGCATCGATGCTGGAGTCCCTCAGGTCCTTACCTGGAAAGAGCTGAAGGGGTCTTGGAACCTGGTGGAGCTGCGTACTTGGCAAGGCTTTACCCAGCTGCTGCAGAGCCGGGAGGCACTGCCTCTCACTACCCTCCTCTCTGCTGCTGTTTTCAGCCGCGCCGCTGCCTGTGAACACTGCTGCCCCCGGCTCCTCTTTCGTGGCCAGTGGAACAGTTTTCATTTCAACTTTGGTGAGAGGTTTAGGCAGAATTTGCTCCATGGGAACATCCTTGCCCTGAAGCAGCTGAGTGACCAAAGGGTTATTCGCAGGGATACTAGAGCTTGGCCTTGACAGGGGTCCATTCAAATTTGAAGACGTTCCTGGAGTTTTAAGGCTAGAAGCTACTGGCAAAGTGCTCGAGGATGGAGTCGATCCCGTCGGTGCTACACTTACACTGACCTGGGCTACAGGAAgcttttctaaagtggctgcggCCAACAAAGATGTTAAAGGAGAGGGAGGCACAGCTGCTGAAGCGCCAGCAGATGTCTCTGCCGAGGCCGAAGGGTCTGGCACATTCCTACCGGAACCTGCGCTGGGCTCGACGGTGCCATCGGCTGCAAAACGAACAGGTGAGGCACCTGAGCGGAGAGCAGGCTCTGTGGGAACAGAGGGCGCGTTCTCCTGCCGGCAGGTCCCGGGAGCTTGCAGGTGGGTGAGAGAGGCCACCGCGGCTGCTGCCCCCGGGGGATTCAGCTGTTCGTTCGCCAGCTGCCCTACAGCTGCTGGGGGGGCGTCAGTGCGGGCTGGAGAGGGGACGCTTGCGCGCGCTCCCCCGCTGGCAGCTGCTGGAGGCCCTGAGGGGGCTTGCTGTAGTTGTGCTCCAGAGACACGAGGAGGCTGTGCCTGGTCTGGGCTCTTGGTCTCAGACTGGGGCTGAGTCTCTGGAGCACAGGGTAAAAGCTCTCTCGTACCTCCCCTGCTTCCAGTTCCTGCCAATTCCAGTGTGGGGCCCTTTCCAGGTTCGCGGCCTCTGTCTGAGTCTGGAGTCCCTCCTCCAGCAGTCTTCCTGTCACCTCCCTCTCCTGGACCTTGTCCGCCCCCGGGGCCAGGTCCCGGAATGGTCCCTCCaacggcggcggcggcagcggcggctgcggcggcggcggcggcagcggccctCTGTGCTTTGACCAGCTGGGCTTTTGCTTTGATGTCTGCGAGAGTTCTGGCTCCTGTTCTGCTAGGACTAGTGATGGAGACTGGAAAACGAGCCCTGGGAGAGACCTGCGATGTAGGAAAAGGCATGGGGGAGATTCTGGAGACCGGGAtctgaaaggaggagaaagaaaaaaacccagaggtTAGTTTTCCTCGACAAGAAAAACACAACTTCCAGAACACTTAAATTGTTCCAGTAACCACTGCACGCCAGTGACACAAATGGGAGGTCCATGGCTGAGAGACCTAAGCGTGGAGACAGCAACGCAACTGTGCCTCTAGGGTCCTTCCACCTCCTCTCCTGGGGCCAAAGCCTCTCCTCCCCCgacaccctccccaccccgacACCCTATGCCTCTTTTCTCAACACAACTCCCTCCTCCTGGCATTACTGCTCACG
Protein-coding sequences here:
- the ASXL2 gene encoding putative Polycomb group protein ASXL2 isoform X3; its protein translation is MSHKEILQVIQREGLKEIRSGTSPLACLNAMLHTNSRGEEGIFYKVPGRMGVYTLKKDVPDGVKELSEGSEESSDGQSDSQSSENSSSSSDGGSNKEGKKSRWKRKVSSRLSQPSSPQSGCPSPTIPAGKVISPSQKHSKKALKQALKQQQQKKQQQQQCRASMSISSNQPLSLKTVKASSDSAPTKPAIWEGKPSDGQSGSPQNSNSSYSCSVQVENPLLGLGKKSFQRSDRLHTRQMKRTKCAEIDVETPDSILVNTNLRALINKHTFSVLPGDCQQRLLLLLPEVDRQVGPDGLMKLNGSALNNEFFTSAAQGWKERLSEGEFTPEMQVRIRQEIEKEKKVEPWKEQFFESYYGQSSGLSLEDSKKLTASPSDLKVKKTAAEQPKSMLPSEASPVSVIPGIPQLGSKEEVVQMPSPVRKEEHESQDTVQPNPKSTEPLLPSASNTQELSSVLPIKCPKDDDFLEQKPVASAEQESEKENHLTTVSSYNKDEGQEALITSPNKPKSPGVEKPVMKPMAETGPQEIAAKDPPSAPVDHSPESLKRKSCLIQEEGPVSWEKRPRVTENRQHQQPFQVSPQPFLSRGDRIQVRKVPPLKIPVSRISPMPFPTSQVSPRARFPVSITSPSRTGARTLADIKAKAQLVKAQRAAAAAAAAAAAAAAAVGGTIPGPGPGGGQGPGEGGDRKTAGGGTPDSDRGREPGKGPTLELAGTGSRGGTRELLPCAPETQPQSETKSPDQAQPPRVSGAQLQQAPSGPPAAASGGARASVPSPARTDAPPAAVGQLANEQLNPPGAAAAVASLTHLQAPGTCRQENAPSVPTEPALRSGASPVRFAADGTVEPSAGSGRNVPDPSASAETSAGASAAVPPSPLTSLLAAATLEKLPVAQVSVSVAPTGSTPSSSTLPVASSLKTPGTSSNLNGPLSRPSSSIPANNPLVTQLLQGKDVPMEQILPKPLTKVEMKTVPLATKEEPGAAVFTGSGAAENSSREEGSERQCLPALQQLGKALPSTQLHQVPRPLQLFPGKDLRDSSIDAHQYQEGLSKATHDQILQTLIQRVRRQNVLPFVQPSQFSFSHSGFPLEDISTSQRFMLGFAGRRTSKPAMAGHYLLNISTYGRGSDSFRRTHSVNPEDRLCLSSPTEALKMGYTDCKNAAGDSSSGKEDTDEESSGDEQEAIMVKEEPQAAQGPGKSEASSGTHSREALSASDCLAKKNVKAETPVHEQTTLSKESYLFARGQTFDEKTLARDFIQAAQKQMAHAVRGKTMRSSPELFSSTALPLTADSPTHQPLLLPPLQTPKLYGSPTQIGPSYRGMINVSTSSDMDHNSAVPGMPDCSQVASNVGDVMSFSVTVTTIPASQAMNPSSHGQTIPVQAFSEENSIEDTPSKCYCRLKAMIMCKGCGAFCHDDCIGPSKLCVSCLVVR
- the ASXL2 gene encoding putative Polycomb group protein ASXL2 isoform X4, with translation MSISSNQPLSLKTVKASSDSAPTKPAIWEGKPSDGQSGSPQNSNSSYSCSVQVENPLLGLGKKSFQRSDRLHTRQMKRTKCAEIDVETPDSILVNTNLRALINKHTFSVLPGDCQQRLLLLLPEVDRQVGPDGLMKLNGSALNNEFFTSAAQGWKERLSEGEFTPEMQVRIRQEIEKEKKVEPWKEQFFESYYGQSSGLSLEDSKKLTASPSDLKVKKTAAEQPKSMLPSEASPVSVIPGIPQLGSKEEVVQMPSPVRKEEHESQDTVQPNPKSTEPLLPSASNTQELSSVLPIKCPKDDDFLEQKPVASAEQESEKENHLTTVSSYNKDEGQEALITSPNKPKSPGVEKPVMKPMAETGPQEIAAKDPPSAPVDHSPESLKRKSCLIQEEGPVSWEKRPRVTENRQHQQPFQVSPQPFLSRGDRIQVRKVPPLKIPVSRISPMPFPTSQVSPRARFPVSITSPSRTGARTLADIKAKAQLVKAQRAAAAAAAAAAAAAAAVGGTIPGPGPGGGQGPGEGGDRKTAGGGTPDSDRGREPGKGPTLELAGTGSRGGTRELLPCAPETQPQSETKSPDQAQPPRVSGAQLQQAPSGPPAAASGGARASVPSPARTDAPPAAVGQLANEQLNPPGAAAAVASLTHLQAPGTCRQENAPSVPTEPALRSGASPVRFAADGTVEPSAGSGRNVPDPSASAETSAGASAAVPPSPLTSLLAAATLEKLPVAQVSVSVAPTGSTPSSSTLPVASSLKTPGTSSNLNGPLSRPSSSIPANNPLVTQLLQGKDVPMEQILPKPLTKVEMKTVPLATKEEPGAAVFTGSGAAENSSREEGSERQCLPALQQLGKALPSTQLHQVPRPLQLFPGKDLRDSSIDAHQYQEGLSKATHDQILQTLIQRVRRQNVLPFVQPSQFSFSHSGFPLEDISTSQRFMLGFAGRRTSKPAMAGHYLLNISTYGRGSDSFRRTHSVNPEDRLCLSSPTEALKMGYTDCKNAAGDSSSGKEDTDEESSGDEQEAIMVKEEPQAAQGPGKSEASSGTHSREALSASDCLAKKNVKAETPVHEQTTLSKESYLFARGQTFDEKTLARDFIQAAQKQMAHAVRGKTMRSSPELFSSTALPLTADSPTHQPLLLPPLQTPKLYGSPTQIGPSYRGMINVSTSSDMDHNSAVPGMPDCSQVASNVGDVMSFSVTVTTIPASQAMNPSSHGQTIPVQAFSEENSIEDTPSKCYCRLKAMIMCKGCGAFCHDDCIGPSKLCVSCLVVR